From Grus americana isolate bGruAme1 chromosome 22, bGruAme1.mat, whole genome shotgun sequence, the proteins below share one genomic window:
- the PSMD3 gene encoding 26S proteasome non-ATPase regulatory subunit 3: protein MKQEGVSRRRGDKAKAPPDGPPPAPPDVEMQEEATAAETAGERQPQRELDAITLEDIKEHVKQLEKAVSGKEPRYVLRALRALPSTSRRLNSNVLHKAINGFFTSNSTMREFLLGFLEESMDTEAELQFRPRTGKAASAPLLPEVETYLQLLLVIYLMNSKRYPEAQKVSDDLMQKISSQNRRALDLVVAKCYYYHSRIYEFLNKLDVVRSFLHARLRTATLRHDADGQATLLNLLLRNYLHYNLYDQAEKLVSKSVFPEQANNNEWARYLYYTGRIKAIQLEYSEARRTMTNALRKAPQHTAVGFKQTVHKLLIVVELLLGEIPDRLQFRQPSLKRSLMPYFLLTQAVRTGNLAKFNQVLDQFGDKFQADGTYTLIIRLRHNVIKTGVRMISLSYSRISLADIAQKLQLDSPEDAEFIVAKAIRDGVIEASINHEKGYVQSKEMIDIYSTREPQLAFHQRISFCLDIHNMSVKAMRFPPKSYNKDLESAEERREREQQDLEFAKEMAEDDDDGFP from the exons ATGAAGCAGGAGGGCGTGTCCCGCCGCCGCGGCGACAAGGCCAAGGCCCCCCCCGAcgggccgccgcccgcccctccCGACGTAGAGATGCAGGAGGAGGCAACGGCGGCCGAAACGGCCGGGGAGCGGCAACCGCAGCGAGAGCTTGACGCTATCACGTTggagg ATATCAAAGAGCACGTGAAGCAGCTGGAGAAGGCCGTGTCGGGGAAGGAGCCGCGCTACGTCCTGCGTGCCCTGCGGGCTTTGCCCTCCACCTCCCGCCGACTCAACTCCAACGTGCTTCACAAAGCCATCAATGGCTTCTTCACCTCCAACAGCACCATGCGGGAATTCCTCCTCGGCTTCCTGGAGGAG TCCATGGACACggaagcagagctgcagtttCGCCCGCGGACAGGGAAGGCGGCCTCGGCCCCTCTCTTGCCAGAAGTGGAGACCTACCTCCAACTGCTGCTCGTCATCTACCTGATGAACAGCAAGCGATACCCAGAG GCTCAGAAAGTGTCTGATGACCTGATGCAGAAGATCAGTTCCCAAAACCGCCGGGCCCTTGACCTGGTGGTGGCAAAATGTTATTATTACCACTCCCGCATCTATGAATTCCTGAATAAACTCGACGTGGTCAGGAG CTTCCTGCATGCCCGGCTACGGACGGCCACGCTGCGCCACGATGCAGATGGGCAGGCCACCCTCCTGAACCTGCTCCTGAGGAACTATCTCCACTACAACCTCTATGACCAAGCAGAAAAGCTCGTCTCCAAGTCCGTGTTTCCCGAGCAGGCCAACAACAACGAGTGGGCTCGGTACCTCTATTACACAG GGCGCATCAAGGCCATCCAGCTGGAGTACTCGGAGGCGCGGAGGACCATGACGAACGCCCTGCGGAAAGCGCCGCAGCACACGGCTGTTGGCTTCAAGCAGACG GTGCACAAGTTGCTCATCGTGgtggagctgctgcttggggaGATCCCGGACAGGCTCCAATTCAGACAACCCTCCCTCAAGCGCTCGCTCATGCCGTACTTCCTCCTGACTCAGG CCGTCAGGACCGGGAACCTGGCCAAGTTCAACCAAGTCCTTGATCAATTTGGGGACAAGTTCCAGGCCGACGGCACCTACACCCTCATCATTCGTCTGAGGCACAACGTCATCAAGACGG GCGTCCGTATGATCAGCCTCTCCTACTCTCGCATCTCCCTGGCCGATATTGCCCAGAAGCTGCAGCTGGACAGTCCGGAGGACGCGGAGTTCATTGTCGCCAAG GCCATTCGGGACGGCGTGATCGAGGCCAGCATTAACCACGAGAAGGGCTACGTCCAGTCAAAGGAAATGATCGACATCTACTCCACCCGAGAGCCCCAGCTGGCGTTTCACCAGCGCATCTCTTTCTGCCTCGACATCCACAACATGTCCGTCAAG gccATGAGGTTCCCACCCAAATCTTACAACAAGGACTTGGAATCCGCAGAG GAGCGCCGGGAGCGCGAGCAGCAGGACCTGGAGTTCGCAAAGGAGATGGCAGAGGACGATGATGACGGTTTTCCGTGA
- the CSF3 gene encoding granulocyte colony-stimulating factor, with the protein MCFLTRVLALLLGAMLWAPWLVLHGAPLAELSGDQDFQLFLHKNLEFTRKIKGDVAVLQRIVCDTFQLCKEEELLLVRQDLGIVQAPLEQCHSRTFQAEACFSQIRDGLRAYHGSLAAVLELLPEHTSLVETLQLDAANLSSNIQQQMEDLGLATVTYPTEGQGPLPVFSSRFHHQVGGFFILANFQRFLETAYRALRHLTCL; encoded by the exons ATGTGCTTCCTCACCC GTGTGCTGGCGCTGCTGCTGGGCGCGATGCTGTGGGCGCCGTGGCTGGTGCTGCACGGGGCGCCGCTGGCCGAGCTCTCAGGGGACCAGGACTTCCAGCTCTTCCTGCACAAGAACCTCGAGTTCACCCGCAAGATCAAGGGGGACGTGGCCGTGCTGCAGCGCATTGTG TGCGACACCTTCCAGCTGTGCaaggaggaagagctgctgctggtgcgGCAGGACCTGGGCATCGTGCAGGCGCCGCTGGAGCAGTGCCACAGCCGCACCTTCCAGGCG GAAGCCTGCTTCAGCCAGATCCGCGACGGGCTCCGTGCCTACCATGGCTCCCTCGCCGccgtcctggagctgctgcccgaGCACACCAGCCTGGTGGAGACCCTGCAGCTGGACGCTGCCAACCTCTCCTCCAACATCCAGCAGCAG ATGGAGGACCTGGGCTTGGCGACGGTGACGTACCCCACGGAGGGCCAGGGCCCCCTCCCCGTCTTCTCCTCCCGCTTCCACCACCAGGTCGGCGGCTTCTTCATCCTGGCCAACTTCCAGCGGTTCCTGGAGACGGCGTACCGGGCGCTGCGGCACCTCACCTGCCTCTga
- the GSDMA gene encoding gasdermin-A isoform X1, with product MLPNTQSCERHKYTSLWFKNSASHSRMFKKVTKSIVKQMDPKGDLVPVYSILDHEHFRPLCLVKRKRKAMFRPSPCYKRTGYRLDDVLLPGEDDESTESLSPTGGGQVSRQFTLKKTISDRVDGNLSLCGGCATIDVRGAASVSKVWSIKLEKNNIPILKLEALKKERKLNMDHAFIQQLKKTQQNLYVVQETVETLEEATYEESTEADVGFKTQFYAKLRAKGTRENKQGIIIPKGCTLAFRAIQLDISDGSWELNYFPEEKIFSFASDGLSQGKIGALQVEVIENCQIVSKLSSNLRIIFLKAIKAVMRDRNLFEELNHKMEAVLDETGSSELKTESPDLKDLLSSLQYSSRHHLLQLTGAITYTLDALDELTEDQLLILLESLEEEIVSQQLKLVESILEHNIEHRKGCFSLDASLLSFSREEEQQLTIAMVEMSGVKLQKDGSAVHTEEAFPAIAALYVSLYVLNLLSDSD from the exons ATGCTTCCCAACACGCAATCCTGTGAAAG GCACAAATACACTTCACTTTGGTTCAAAAATTCAGCCAGCCACAgcagaatgtttaaaaaagtcACCAAATCCATAGTAAAGCAAATGGACCCAAAAGGAGACCTGGTCCCAGTTTACAGCATCTTAGACCATGAACATTTCAGACCTCTCTGCctagtgaaaagaaaaagaaaagccatgttCCGACCATCTCCCTGCTACAAACGGACTGGGTACAGACTCGACGacgtgctgctgcctggggaagaCGATGAAAGTACAG agtcCCTCTCTCCCACTGGAGGTGGTCAAGTTTCAAGGCAATTTACACTCAAAAAAACCATCAGTGACAGAGTTGATGGGAATCTAAGCCTTTGTGGCGGCTGTGCAACCATAGACGTGAGAGGAGCTGCCTCAGTTTCCAAAGTGTGGTCCATTAAGCTGGAGAAGAACAACATACCAATATTAAAACTTGAggcactgaaaaaagaaag aaaattgAACATGGATCATGCCTTCATTCAACagctaaagaaaacacaacaaaatttATACGTGGTTCAAGAAACAGTAGAAACCTTGGAGGAGGCCACCTATGAGGAATCCACCGAGGCAGACGTGGGCTTCAAGACCCAGTTTTATGCCAAGCTTCGTGCAAAG GGCACCAGAGAGAACAAACAAGGCATAATTATACCCAAAGGCTGCACCCTGGCATTCAGGGCAATCCAGCTGGACATTAGTGATGGATCATGGG AACTTAACTATTTCCCAGAAGAGAAGATATTCTCGTTTGCATCTGATG GTTTATCACAAGGAAAAATAGGAGCACTGCAGGTAGAAGTTATAGAGAACTGTCAAATTGTCTCCAAATTGTCTTCCAATCTGCgcatcatatttttaaaagccatcaAAGCTGTGATGAGAGACAGAAACCTCTTTGAAGAGCTGAACCACAAA ATGGAAGCAGTTCTTGATGAAACTGGTAGTTCtgagctgaaaacagaaagccCGGACTTAAAAGACCTGTTGAGCAGCTTACAGTATTCTTCAAGACATCATCTCCTTCAGCTGACAGGAGCTATTACCTACACTCTTGATGCATTAGACG AGCTAACAGAGGATCAGCTGCTGATATTGCTAGAGTCCTTGGAAGAGGAGATTGTGTCCCAACAACTTAAGCTG GTTGAGAGCATCTTGGAACACAACATAGAACACAGGAAGGGGTGTTTCAGCCTGGATGCCAGCTTGCTCTCCTTCTCACGAGAGGAGGAACAACAATTAACCATTGCAATGGTTGAAATGAGTGGAGTGAAGCTCCAGAAAGACGGATCTGCTGTCCATACAGAAGAAGCCTTCCCGGCCATAGCAGCCCTGTATGTGTCTCTGTACGTCCTCAATCTTTTGAGTGACTCAGACTAG
- the GSDMA gene encoding gasdermin-A isoform X2: MFKKVTKSIVKQMDPKGDLVPVYSILDHEHFRPLCLVKRKRKAMFRPSPCYKRTGYRLDDVLLPGEDDESTESLSPTGGGQVSRQFTLKKTISDRVDGNLSLCGGCATIDVRGAASVSKVWSIKLEKNNIPILKLEALKKERKLNMDHAFIQQLKKTQQNLYVVQETVETLEEATYEESTEADVGFKTQFYAKLRAKGTRENKQGIIIPKGCTLAFRAIQLDISDGSWELNYFPEEKIFSFASDGLSQGKIGALQVEVIENCQIVSKLSSNLRIIFLKAIKAVMRDRNLFEELNHKMEAVLDETGSSELKTESPDLKDLLSSLQYSSRHHLLQLTGAITYTLDALDELTEDQLLILLESLEEEIVSQQLKLVESILEHNIEHRKGCFSLDASLLSFSREEEQQLTIAMVEMSGVKLQKDGSAVHTEEAFPAIAALYVSLYVLNLLSDSD, encoded by the exons atgtttaaaaaagtcACCAAATCCATAGTAAAGCAAATGGACCCAAAAGGAGACCTGGTCCCAGTTTACAGCATCTTAGACCATGAACATTTCAGACCTCTCTGCctagtgaaaagaaaaagaaaagccatgttCCGACCATCTCCCTGCTACAAACGGACTGGGTACAGACTCGACGacgtgctgctgcctggggaagaCGATGAAAGTACAG agtcCCTCTCTCCCACTGGAGGTGGTCAAGTTTCAAGGCAATTTACACTCAAAAAAACCATCAGTGACAGAGTTGATGGGAATCTAAGCCTTTGTGGCGGCTGTGCAACCATAGACGTGAGAGGAGCTGCCTCAGTTTCCAAAGTGTGGTCCATTAAGCTGGAGAAGAACAACATACCAATATTAAAACTTGAggcactgaaaaaagaaag aaaattgAACATGGATCATGCCTTCATTCAACagctaaagaaaacacaacaaaatttATACGTGGTTCAAGAAACAGTAGAAACCTTGGAGGAGGCCACCTATGAGGAATCCACCGAGGCAGACGTGGGCTTCAAGACCCAGTTTTATGCCAAGCTTCGTGCAAAG GGCACCAGAGAGAACAAACAAGGCATAATTATACCCAAAGGCTGCACCCTGGCATTCAGGGCAATCCAGCTGGACATTAGTGATGGATCATGGG AACTTAACTATTTCCCAGAAGAGAAGATATTCTCGTTTGCATCTGATG GTTTATCACAAGGAAAAATAGGAGCACTGCAGGTAGAAGTTATAGAGAACTGTCAAATTGTCTCCAAATTGTCTTCCAATCTGCgcatcatatttttaaaagccatcaAAGCTGTGATGAGAGACAGAAACCTCTTTGAAGAGCTGAACCACAAA ATGGAAGCAGTTCTTGATGAAACTGGTAGTTCtgagctgaaaacagaaagccCGGACTTAAAAGACCTGTTGAGCAGCTTACAGTATTCTTCAAGACATCATCTCCTTCAGCTGACAGGAGCTATTACCTACACTCTTGATGCATTAGACG AGCTAACAGAGGATCAGCTGCTGATATTGCTAGAGTCCTTGGAAGAGGAGATTGTGTCCCAACAACTTAAGCTG GTTGAGAGCATCTTGGAACACAACATAGAACACAGGAAGGGGTGTTTCAGCCTGGATGCCAGCTTGCTCTCCTTCTCACGAGAGGAGGAACAACAATTAACCATTGCAATGGTTGAAATGAGTGGAGTGAAGCTCCAGAAAGACGGATCTGCTGTCCATACAGAAGAAGCCTTCCCGGCCATAGCAGCCCTGTATGTGTCTCTGTACGTCCTCAATCTTTTGAGTGACTCAGACTAG